A window of Desulfovibrio desulfuricans DSM 642 contains these coding sequences:
- the nuoL gene encoding NADH-quinone oxidoreductase subunit L encodes MPIYLLLIPLCPLLAFVLTLICGRQWGERAHWLPIAAIGVSLVCALLALRDVLAGNIVNADVHTWIASGNLRVTFGFLVDQLTAVMLVVVTSVSTLVHIYSVGYMRGEKGYYRFFAYLGLFSFSMLMLVMGNNFLQLFFGWEAVGLSSYLLIGFYYEKDSASDAGKKAFIVNRFGDFGFLLGLFCIFTIFGSLHYADVLPQAGMLEGMTFTLCGYTVSAPTLICLLLFCGAVGKSAQLPLHVWLPDAMEGPTPVSALIHAATMVTAGVFMLARCNALFALSPTALAVITVVGAVTTLFAATIALTQTDIKRVVAYSTISQLAYMFIACGVGAYGAGVFHLFTHAFFKALLFLGCGSVILGMHHEQDMRSMGGLGGYMPITSATFLLASLSIAGVPGLAGFFSKDEILLMAFNAGTFTGYLAWGVGVLVAFMTAFYSFRLYFSVFMGQFRGTEHQREHLHESPRVVTVPLLVLAVGAVTSGWLGIPHVLGGSNHWAEFLAPVTGHPHVHVSGAVELGLMAVSVAAGFAGIGLAWLMYCRSPELPGKVARAFSGLYRLFSRKYWVDEIYVACLVRPTLWLADNLLLGVVDTRGIEGVVNGVPRAIGRLSTSLRKLQDGQVAHYLTWLAGGAAALLLVLQLGFFS; translated from the coding sequence ATGCCAATATATTTGCTGCTTATTCCTCTGTGCCCGTTGCTGGCCTTTGTGCTCACCCTGATCTGCGGCCGCCAATGGGGTGAGCGCGCCCACTGGCTGCCCATTGCGGCCATTGGCGTCTCGCTTGTCTGCGCCTTGCTTGCCCTGCGGGATGTGCTGGCTGGCAATATCGTCAATGCCGATGTGCATACATGGATAGCCTCCGGCAACCTGCGCGTGACCTTTGGCTTTCTGGTGGACCAGCTCACGGCGGTCATGCTGGTGGTGGTTACCAGCGTCAGCACCCTGGTGCACATCTATTCCGTGGGCTACATGCGGGGCGAAAAGGGCTATTACCGCTTTTTTGCCTATCTTGGCCTGTTTTCCTTTTCCATGCTCATGCTGGTCATGGGCAACAACTTCTTGCAGCTCTTTTTTGGCTGGGAGGCTGTGGGGCTTTCGTCCTACCTGCTCATCGGCTTTTATTATGAAAAGGATTCCGCTTCGGACGCGGGCAAGAAGGCCTTTATCGTCAACAGGTTCGGCGACTTTGGCTTCCTGCTCGGGCTGTTCTGCATCTTCACCATCTTTGGCAGCCTGCACTATGCGGACGTGTTGCCCCAGGCTGGAATGCTTGAGGGCATGACCTTTACCCTGTGCGGCTATACGGTCAGCGCGCCCACGCTCATTTGCCTGCTGCTGTTCTGCGGCGCGGTGGGCAAGTCGGCCCAGCTTCCTTTGCATGTGTGGCTGCCCGACGCCATGGAAGGCCCCACCCCGGTGAGCGCGCTTATCCACGCGGCCACCATGGTGACGGCGGGCGTTTTCATGCTGGCGCGCTGCAATGCCCTGTTTGCGTTGTCGCCCACGGCGCTGGCCGTCATTACGGTAGTAGGCGCGGTCACAACGCTCTTTGCCGCCACCATCGCGCTCACACAGACCGACATCAAGAGGGTGGTGGCCTATTCGACCATCAGCCAGCTGGCCTACATGTTCATTGCCTGCGGCGTGGGGGCTTACGGCGCTGGCGTGTTCCACCTGTTTACCCATGCCTTTTTCAAGGCCTTGCTCTTCCTTGGCTGCGGCTCGGTGATTCTGGGAATGCACCACGAGCAGGACATGCGCTCCATGGGAGGGCTTGGAGGGTACATGCCCATTACCAGCGCCACCTTTTTGCTGGCCTCGCTCTCTATCGCCGGTGTGCCGGGGCTGGCTGGCTTTTTCAGCAAGGATGAAATCCTGCTCATGGCCTTCAACGCTGGCACGTTCACGGGCTATCTGGCCTGGGGCGTGGGCGTACTGGTGGCCTTTATGACGGCTTTTTACTCCTTCCGTCTGTATTTCAGCGTGTTTATGGGCCAGTTTCGGGGGACGGAGCACCAGCGCGAGCATCTGCACGAATCGCCGCGCGTGGTCACTGTGCCTTTGCTGGTGCTGGCCGTGGGGGCTGTGACCTCGGGCTGGCTGGGCATTCCGCATGTTCTGGGCGGTTCCAACCACTGGGCGGAGTTTCTCGCTCCGGTGACGGGGCACCCGCACGTGCATGTATCCGGCGCTGTGGAGCTTGGGCTGATGGCTGTTTCCGTAGCTGCTGGCTTTGCGGGCATCGGCCTGGCCTGGCTCATGTATTGCCGCAGCCCGGAACTGCCGGGCAAGGTGGCAAGGGCTTTCAGCGGCCTGTACCGACTGTTTTCGCGCAAGTACTGGGTGGACGAAATCTATGTGGCCTGTCTTGTGCGGCCCACGCTGTGGCTGGCGGATAACCTGTTGCTGGGCGTGGTGGACACGCGCGGTATTGAAGGCGTTGTCAACGGTGTGCCGCGCGCCATCGGCAGACTGTCCACAAGCCTGCGCAAGCTTCAGGACGGGCAGGTGGCGCATTATCTGACATGGCTGGCCGGGGGCGCGGCAGCGCTCTTGCTGGTATTGCAACTGGGCTTTTTTTCCTAA
- the nuoH gene encoding NADH-quinone oxidoreductase subunit NuoH — protein sequence MNVLVIVLQLVVLLVVVLLHVAYATYFERKVIGHMQMRMGPTRVGWLGLLQPIADGIKSFFKEDIIPSAADKPIFMLAPIICLVPAFASLAILPWAEGWALSNINIGLLFVFAMSSLGSYGVVLAGWASNSKFSFLGGLRASAQVISYEIAMGLSLVGVMLLSGSLNLGDIVAAQGDSFFGMFAFRQCIGFFIFCVAMLAETNRVPFDLPEAESELVSGYCTEYSGMRYALFFMAEYTSMFVMATVGVVCFLGGWRGPVEVDFFPPFWLVLKVYGVMFFFFWVRATLPRYRYDQLMALGWKVLIPLALFNIVITALGKALAS from the coding sequence ATGAATGTTCTGGTAATTGTGCTGCAACTTGTCGTGCTTCTGGTGGTCGTGCTGCTGCATGTGGCCTATGCCACATACTTTGAGCGCAAGGTCATCGGCCATATGCAGATGCGCATGGGCCCCACCCGCGTGGGCTGGCTTGGGCTGCTGCAACCCATTGCGGACGGCATCAAGAGCTTTTTCAAGGAAGACATCATCCCCTCGGCGGCAGACAAGCCCATTTTCATGCTGGCTCCGATCATCTGTCTGGTGCCTGCCTTTGCCTCGCTGGCAATATTGCCGTGGGCCGAGGGCTGGGCTTTGTCCAACATCAATATCGGCCTGCTTTTTGTGTTCGCCATGAGTTCCCTTGGCAGCTACGGGGTTGTGCTGGCGGGTTGGGCCTCAAACTCCAAGTTCAGCTTTCTTGGCGGGTTGCGGGCCTCGGCGCAGGTAATCAGTTATGAAATCGCCATGGGCCTCAGCCTTGTGGGCGTGATGCTGCTCTCCGGTTCGCTCAATCTGGGCGACATTGTGGCGGCGCAGGGTGATTCGTTTTTCGGCATGTTCGCCTTCCGTCAGTGCATCGGCTTTTTCATCTTTTGCGTTGCCATGCTGGCAGAAACCAACCGCGTGCCTTTTGACCTGCCCGAGGCGGAAAGCGAGCTTGTTTCCGGCTATTGCACGGAATACAGCGGCATGCGTTACGCCCTGTTTTTTATGGCCGAATACACGTCCATGTTTGTGATGGCCACGGTGGGCGTTGTCTGCTTTCTGGGCGGCTGGCGCGGCCCGGTGGAAGTGGACTTTTTCCCGCCGTTCTGGCTGGTGCTCAAGGTCTACGGCGTCATGTTTTTCTTTTTCTGGGTGCGGGCCACGTTGCCGCGTTACCGCTACGACCAGCTCATGGCCCTTGGCTGGAAGGTGCTTATCCCTCTGGCGCTCTTCAATATTGTGATTACCGCCCTGGGCAAGGCCCTAGCCTCTTGA
- a CDS encoding NADH-quinone oxidoreductase subunit B, translating to MGEVETRTAAHGDQPPVVHKDGLRFFPGANAVLGPLNALVNWGRCGSIWPVTFGLACCAIEMMATGASTHDLDRFGIIFRASPRQADCMVVAGTLSKKMAPVLRRVYDQMPEPRYVLAMGSCACSGGLFQSYAVTQGVDQIIPVDVYVPGCPPRPEALFDGFIKLQEKINKEQFRWSPWR from the coding sequence ATGGGTGAAGTAGAAACTCGCACCGCCGCGCATGGCGACCAGCCGCCTGTGGTGCACAAGGACGGCCTGCGGTTTTTCCCCGGCGCCAACGCCGTGCTTGGGCCGCTCAACGCCCTGGTCAACTGGGGCCGTTGCGGCTCCATCTGGCCAGTGACCTTTGGCCTTGCCTGCTGCGCCATCGAAATGATGGCTACAGGCGCGTCAACGCACGATCTTGACCGCTTTGGCATCATCTTTCGCGCCAGCCCCCGACAGGCAGACTGCATGGTGGTGGCCGGAACCCTGAGCAAAAAAATGGCCCCGGTGCTACGCAGGGTTTATGACCAGATGCCCGAGCCGCGCTACGTGCTCGCCATGGGCAGTTGCGCTTGCAGCGGCGGGCTTTTTCAGTCGTATGCCGTAACTCAGGGCGTGGATCAGATTATCCCGGTAGACGTCTATGTGCCGGGCTGCCCCCCGAGGCCGGAAGCGCTTTTTGATGGCTTTATCAAGTTGCAGGAGAAAATTAACAAGGAGCAATTTCGATGGAGTCCCTGGAGATAG
- a CDS encoding NADH-quinone oxidoreductase subunit M: MSVPVLSLLIFVPLAGGLSLLAVARRNEETIKLGTLAVCLIELCLSFVALGRFDKSLWQMQLVENCAWIESLNINYALGVDGISVLFLPLTALITLMGVAVSYKSIKVKAKEFFISLLLLESAMVGVFCATDLMLFYIFWEAMLIPMFLLIGVWGGPRRSYATVKFFLYTLLGSLLMLLGIILLYLKGGHTFDIMALARNDFAPRLQLLLFWAFFAAFAVKVPMWPVHTWLPDAHTEAPTAASVILAGVLIKMGAYGFLRFSLPLFPYAAWVLLKPMLVLSVIAIVYGALVCLAQADVKRLIAYSSVSHMGFVTLGLFSLTQKGVEGSILQMINHGIVTGALFLGVGMLYDRTHTREIKVYGGLASVMPVLAAFFMVFTLAAVGLPGTNGFVGEFLILLGGFERAPWAAVVASSGLILGAWYMLWLYQRVFFRQVSETVRGLVGEKLDGREIAILLTMSLLIVGIGIFPNVLLEYMHVTVEHLVADTQQAFAVFAAN; encoded by the coding sequence ATGTCTGTACCTGTTCTTTCCTTGCTCATCTTTGTGCCTCTGGCGGGTGGGCTTTCCCTGCTGGCTGTTGCGCGCCGCAATGAAGAAACCATCAAGCTGGGCACGCTTGCCGTCTGCCTGATTGAGCTGTGCCTGAGCTTTGTGGCCCTGGGCCGCTTTGATAAAAGCCTGTGGCAGATGCAACTGGTGGAAAACTGCGCGTGGATTGAGAGCCTGAACATCAATTACGCTCTGGGCGTGGACGGCATAAGCGTGCTGTTTCTGCCCCTGACGGCCCTCATAACCCTGATGGGCGTGGCGGTGTCGTACAAAAGCATCAAGGTCAAGGCCAAGGAGTTTTTTATCAGTCTGCTGCTGCTTGAAAGCGCCATGGTGGGCGTGTTTTGCGCCACTGACCTCATGCTGTTTTACATTTTCTGGGAAGCCATGCTCATTCCCATGTTCCTGCTCATTGGCGTGTGGGGCGGGCCGCGCCGCAGTTACGCCACGGTGAAGTTCTTTCTGTACACCCTGCTGGGCAGTTTGCTGATGCTGCTGGGCATCATCCTGCTCTACCTCAAGGGCGGGCATACCTTCGACATCATGGCGCTGGCGCGCAACGACTTTGCCCCCCGGCTGCAATTGCTGCTGTTCTGGGCCTTTTTTGCCGCTTTTGCGGTCAAGGTGCCCATGTGGCCCGTGCACACCTGGCTGCCCGATGCGCATACCGAAGCGCCCACGGCGGCCTCGGTCATTCTGGCTGGCGTGCTGATCAAGATGGGCGCGTACGGCTTTTTGCGATTCTCGCTGCCTTTGTTTCCCTATGCCGCATGGGTGCTGCTCAAGCCCATGCTGGTGCTTTCCGTCATCGCCATTGTGTACGGCGCGCTGGTCTGCCTTGCGCAGGCGGACGTAAAGCGGCTGATCGCCTACAGTTCCGTCAGTCATATGGGCTTTGTGACTCTGGGGCTTTTTTCGCTGACCCAAAAGGGTGTGGAAGGTTCCATTTTGCAGATGATCAACCACGGCATAGTGACTGGCGCGCTCTTTCTGGGCGTGGGCATGCTCTATGACCGCACTCATACACGCGAGATCAAGGTATACGGCGGACTGGCCTCGGTGATGCCTGTGCTGGCGGCCTTTTTTATGGTCTTTACCCTGGCGGCGGTGGGTTTGCCCGGCACCAACGGTTTTGTGGGCGAATTCCTGATCCTGCTCGGCGGTTTTGAACGCGCGCCCTGGGCTGCGGTGGTGGCGTCTTCCGGCCTGATATTGGGCGCGTGGTACATGCTCTGGCTGTATCAGCGCGTGTTTTTCCGTCAGGTGTCTGAAACCGTGCGCGGTCTGGTTGGGGAAAAACTTGATGGGCGCGAGATAGCCATTTTGCTGACCATGAGCCTGCTCATCGTTGGCATCGGCATCTTCCCAAACGTGCTGCTGGAATACATGCACGTTACGGTGGAACATCTGGTGGCAGATACCCAGCAGGCCTTTGCGGTTTTTGCCGCAAACTAG
- the nuoK gene encoding NADH-quinone oxidoreductase subunit NuoK: MIPLSWYMALAAVLFCIGVAGFLTRRNIIVMLLSLELMLNGVNLNLVAMSYFMDALRGQAFTIFIITVAACEAAVGLGIVICLFRSHKSVRNEDITTMRG, from the coding sequence GTGATTCCCCTTTCCTGGTACATGGCGCTGGCAGCAGTGCTTTTCTGCATAGGCGTGGCCGGATTTCTGACGCGCCGCAACATCATTGTGATGCTGCTCTCTCTTGAATTGATGCTCAACGGCGTCAACCTCAATCTGGTGGCTATGAGCTATTTCATGGACGCTCTGCGCGGGCAGGCTTTTACCATTTTCATCATCACCGTTGCCGCCTGCGAGGCCGCAGTGGGGCTTGGCATTGTCATCTGTCTGTTCCGCAGCCACAAAAGTGTGCGTAACGAAGACATAACCACGATGCGGGGGTAA
- a CDS encoding NADH-quinone oxidoreductase subunit A, with amino-acid sequence MVPTVAGEEYLAILLLLVIALLFGVLTLFFGRFFRMRRPYREKLMPYECGNEPTAEPRTRFSIKFYYVAILFVIIDVEAIFLYTWAVEFVHLGSLGLAEMLTFMTLLVLAYAYAWKKGAFEWVK; translated from the coding sequence ATGGTGCCTACGGTTGCCGGAGAAGAGTATCTTGCCATTCTGCTGCTGCTTGTTATTGCGCTGCTTTTTGGCGTGCTTACGTTGTTTTTCGGGCGGTTTTTCCGCATGCGTCGGCCCTACCGCGAAAAGCTCATGCCCTATGAGTGCGGCAACGAGCCAACCGCCGAGCCACGCACGCGTTTTTCCATCAAATTTTATTACGTTGCCATTCTTTTTGTCATCATCGATGTGGAAGCCATCTTCCTCTACACTTGGGCAGTGGAGTTTGTGCATCTGGGCAGCCTTGGGCTGGCGGAAATGCTGACCTTCATGACCCTGCTGGTGCTGGCCTATGCCTATGCCTGGAAAAAGGGGGCCTTTGAATGGGTGAAGTAG
- a CDS encoding NADH-quinone oxidoreductase subunit N: protein MRQGEYYCLAVCSTLGMCVMASAGDLIVLYLGLELMALPIYAMVALRTGDPRSSESAIKYFLMGSFASALLLFGMSLLYGLTGHTELAQIAAALPVAATGQTMPALVVALALMLAGMGFKVAAAPFHVWVPDVYEGAPTTVTAFMSVAAKTASFAVLARVLVMALPQLGAQWSGALALMATLTMLLGNIAAVMQTSLKRMLAYSAIAHAGYALLGLAACTADGLRATAAYLTIYLCMNMGAFAIMGYLAVYGKKQGNNPLADAGEDLDDYSGLAARHPALAAAMLVFLFSLTGIPPTAGFMGKFMLFKEAFSAGYTVTVLVAVISSTISAWYYLGVARRMYMQEAPANHPATIQAASGGAGVRAVLLCCLTGVVLWGVFPQTLLSWVHVFF, encoded by the coding sequence ATGCGTCAGGGCGAATATTACTGCCTTGCAGTATGTTCAACACTGGGCATGTGCGTAATGGCCTCGGCTGGTGATCTCATTGTGCTCTATCTGGGGCTTGAGCTCATGGCCCTGCCCATTTATGCGATGGTGGCCCTGCGCACTGGCGATCCGCGCAGCAGTGAATCGGCCATTAAATATTTTTTGATGGGCAGTTTCGCTTCAGCTCTTTTGCTTTTTGGCATGTCCCTGCTGTACGGGCTTACCGGGCATACCGAGCTTGCGCAGATCGCTGCGGCACTGCCTGTTGCCGCAACCGGGCAGACCATGCCCGCCCTGGTAGTTGCTTTGGCGCTTATGCTGGCAGGCATGGGGTTCAAGGTAGCTGCCGCGCCCTTCCACGTGTGGGTGCCTGATGTGTATGAAGGCGCGCCCACAACCGTGACCGCCTTTATGTCTGTGGCGGCCAAAACAGCCAGTTTCGCCGTGCTTGCGCGCGTACTGGTCATGGCCTTGCCGCAACTGGGCGCTCAGTGGAGCGGGGCGTTGGCCTTGATGGCCACATTGACAATGCTTCTGGGCAATATCGCTGCCGTAATGCAGACAAGCCTTAAACGCATGCTGGCGTACTCGGCCATAGCTCACGCGGGTTATGCCCTCTTGGGGCTTGCCGCGTGCACAGCCGACGGCCTGCGCGCCACGGCGGCGTATTTGACCATTTACCTGTGCATGAACATGGGGGCCTTTGCCATCATGGGCTACCTTGCCGTGTACGGGAAAAAACAGGGAAATAATCCGCTGGCTGATGCGGGTGAAGATCTGGATGATTACTCGGGCCTTGCCGCACGACATCCCGCCCTTGCTGCGGCCATGCTGGTTTTTCTTTTTTCCCTGACGGGCATTCCGCCGACTGCGGGCTTTATGGGCAAATTCATGCTCTTTAAAGAAGCCTTTTCGGCAGGGTATACGGTAACGGTGCTTGTGGCTGTGATCAGCAGCACCATTTCCGCATGGTATTATCTTGGAGTGGCACGACGCATGTACATGCAGGAGGCCCCGGCAAATCACCCCGCCACCATACAGGCAGCTTCGGGCGGTGCGGGCGTGAGGGCTGTACTTCTGTGCTGTCTGACAGGTGTGGTGTTGTGGGGCGTGTTCCCGCAGACGCTGCTTTCGTGGGTGCATGTGTTTTTTTAG
- a CDS encoding NADH-quinone oxidoreductase subunit J family protein — translation MFGEIFFLYCAFVITVCGVLAISLRNPIHCVLLVLLLFFHMAAVYLTLQAEFLAAIQIIVYAGAILVMYLFVLFLVNLQRELRLPALTPKPLVGYALAAALCGGMLWGVAGFVPGGKGQWPLEALREVTHTKALSRELFTNHFLSLEIAGVLLLVALVAALTLARRQPVCTPTPAQAENKACPCVSGNKDQGGAA, via the coding sequence GTGTTTGGTGAAATATTCTTTCTATACTGCGCCTTTGTCATAACCGTGTGCGGCGTGCTGGCTATCAGCCTGCGCAATCCCATTCACTGCGTGTTGCTGGTGCTGCTGCTGTTCTTCCACATGGCGGCGGTCTACCTGACCTTGCAGGCCGAATTTCTGGCTGCCATACAGATCATCGTCTATGCCGGGGCCATCCTGGTCATGTACCTTTTTGTGCTCTTTCTGGTGAACCTGCAACGCGAGTTGCGGCTGCCTGCCCTGACCCCCAAGCCCCTCGTGGGCTACGCGCTGGCTGCTGCCCTGTGCGGCGGCATGCTCTGGGGCGTGGCTGGCTTTGTACCGGGCGGCAAGGGCCAATGGCCCCTTGAAGCCCTGCGCGAGGTCACGCACACCAAGGCCTTGAGCCGCGAGCTGTTCACCAACCATTTTCTTTCGCTGGAAATTGCGGGCGTGCTGCTGCTGGTGGCTCTGGTGGCTGCCCTGACCCTTGCGCGCAGGCAGCCCGTGTGCACACCCACCCCGGCGCAGGCCGAAAACAAGGCCTGCCCCTGCGTGAGCGGCAACAAAGACCAAGGAGGCGCGGCGTGA
- a CDS encoding NADH-quinone oxidoreductase subunit C: protein MESLEIARLLREAFPQEVLDIQEFRGQTAVLLRHSRILDVLVYAREHFDMMHLRSLCGVDNSRRKQEGLGAFEVVYNLYSVNQRIALRLRAQLDDPGAGIDSAVPLWPVANWLEREVFDLMGIHFKGHPDLRRILLPDDWQGHPLRKAYPVRIPSRGVPEWSGLTELREHARAADALSWQGGEKHE from the coding sequence ATGGAGTCCCTGGAGATAGCGCGTCTGCTGCGTGAGGCTTTTCCGCAGGAAGTGCTCGACATACAGGAGTTTCGTGGGCAGACGGCAGTGCTGCTGCGCCACAGTCGCATCCTTGATGTGCTGGTCTACGCCAGGGAGCATTTTGACATGATGCACCTGCGCTCGCTCTGCGGGGTGGACAACAGCCGCCGCAAGCAGGAGGGCCTTGGCGCGTTTGAGGTCGTCTACAACCTGTATTCCGTGAATCAGCGCATTGCCCTGCGTCTGCGCGCCCAACTGGACGATCCCGGTGCGGGCATTGATTCCGCCGTGCCCTTGTGGCCTGTGGCCAACTGGCTTGAGCGCGAGGTCTTTGACCTCATGGGCATACACTTCAAGGGGCACCCTGACCTGCGCCGCATCCTGTTGCCTGATGACTGGCAGGGCCACCCCCTGCGCAAGGCCTATCCTGTGCGCATCCCCTCGCGCGGCGTGCCTGAATGGTCTGGCCTGACCGAACTGCGCGAACACGCCAGGGCGGCGGACGCCCTGAGCTGGCAGGGGGGAGAAAAGCATGAGTGA
- the nuoI gene encoding NADH-quinone oxidoreductase subunit NuoI → MQIQYKAPRNWLQTLLQTEIAQGMALTLRRMFNRPITRQYPEEKPVVAAGFRGRHALVRDAATGESRCVACMRCARVCPSHCIRIRWSRAADNSRVVDAYNIDALRCIFCGYCAEVCPVNAIVLTEVYAYAANGRSAFMFDRQALLDNWDDFAAQKGDMKGYVNPLCRPRNMPEGALAHTKRVAVDAEWSGAEQWVGKNHRAAQVRTQYAEPTPSAPGHGQTNQDGAAQ, encoded by the coding sequence ATGCAGATTCAGTACAAAGCGCCCCGCAACTGGCTGCAAACCCTGTTGCAGACAGAAATAGCCCAGGGCATGGCCCTGACCTTGCGGCGCATGTTCAATCGCCCCATCACGCGGCAGTACCCGGAAGAAAAACCCGTGGTCGCCGCGGGTTTTCGCGGGCGGCACGCCCTGGTGCGCGATGCCGCAACCGGCGAGAGCCGTTGCGTTGCCTGTATGCGCTGCGCGCGGGTATGCCCCTCGCACTGCATACGCATCCGCTGGAGCCGCGCCGCAGATAACAGCCGCGTCGTGGATGCCTACAACATCGACGCCCTGCGCTGCATTTTTTGCGGCTACTGCGCGGAGGTCTGCCCGGTGAACGCCATCGTGCTGACGGAAGTCTATGCTTACGCAGCCAACGGGCGTTCGGCCTTCATGTTCGACAGGCAGGCCCTGCTGGACAATTGGGACGACTTTGCGGCGCAAAAGGGCGACATGAAAGGCTATGTGAACCCCCTGTGCCGCCCCCGCAACATGCCCGAGGGCGCGCTGGCGCATACCAAGCGGGTTGCGGTGGATGCGGAATGGAGCGGAGCGGAGCAGTGGGTGGGCAAGAATCACCGTGCTGCGCAGGTTCGCACGCAATATGCGGAGCCGACCCCGAGCGCGCCCGGCCATGGTCAGACGAATCAGGACGGTGCTGCGCAATGA
- the nuoD gene encoding NADH dehydrogenase (quinone) subunit D produces MSDILKQSIECPVRHGQPVGRQNMQELLGRELPEDADDFDCFDESDEDRTSLRLGPQHPATHGVLRLDLELEGETILSCDPQVGYLHRGFEKMAETFTYAQALTLTDRLDYIAAMSNNTGYCLAVEKLLGVQAPLRARYIRTIACEMSRLCSHLLWLATHALDIGAMTVFLYCFREREMLLDLFEDLCGARLTLTYPRIGGVRQDVTGRFMEGLQDFLNIFPKRILEYETLLDTNRIWLQRTVGVGVLNAKEALALGLTGACLRGSGVDYDVRKHEPYDAYDLVDFEVPLGSDGDIYARYRCRMEEMRQSVRILQQCVDQLPPGATLAADAPDLLMPYRAWRSKAETALFGGSLRQVMHDNNIYMPGDVYVATEAPKGELGFYFVSDGSSRPYRMHVRGPSFIHIGALASIAPGGLIADLIANIGSMDVVLGESDR; encoded by the coding sequence ATGAGTGATATCCTCAAACAGAGCATTGAATGCCCTGTGCGTCACGGCCAGCCTGTGGGGCGTCAGAACATGCAGGAACTGCTGGGCAGGGAACTGCCAGAAGACGCTGACGACTTTGACTGCTTTGACGAAAGCGATGAGGATCGCACCAGCCTGCGCCTCGGGCCGCAGCATCCCGCCACGCACGGCGTGTTGCGCCTCGACCTTGAGCTTGAGGGTGAAACCATTTTGAGCTGCGACCCGCAGGTGGGGTATCTGCACCGTGGCTTTGAAAAAATGGCCGAGACCTTCACCTACGCGCAGGCCCTCACCCTCACCGACCGGCTGGATTACATCGCCGCCATGTCCAACAACACGGGCTACTGCCTTGCGGTGGAAAAGCTGCTGGGCGTGCAGGCTCCGCTACGGGCGCGTTACATCCGCACCATTGCCTGCGAGATGTCGCGCCTGTGTTCGCATCTGCTCTGGCTTGCCACCCATGCGCTGGATATCGGGGCCATGACCGTCTTTCTGTACTGCTTCCGCGAACGCGAAATGCTGCTGGATCTTTTTGAAGACCTCTGCGGCGCGCGCCTCACCCTGACGTATCCGCGCATCGGCGGCGTACGGCAGGACGTGACAGGGCGCTTCATGGAAGGTTTGCAGGATTTTCTCAATATCTTCCCCAAGCGCATACTTGAGTACGAAACCCTGCTCGATACCAACCGCATCTGGTTGCAGCGCACGGTGGGCGTTGGCGTGCTGAACGCCAAGGAAGCTCTTGCTCTCGGCCTCACCGGGGCTTGCCTGCGCGGCTCTGGCGTGGATTACGATGTGCGCAAGCACGAACCCTACGATGCCTATGATCTGGTGGATTTTGAAGTGCCGCTGGGCAGCGATGGCGATATTTACGCCCGCTACCGCTGCCGCATGGAAGAAATGCGCCAGTCTGTGCGCATTCTGCAACAGTGCGTGGATCAGCTCCCCCCCGGCGCGACCCTTGCGGCAGACGCCCCCGACCTGCTCATGCCCTACAGGGCGTGGCGCAGCAAGGCTGAAACAGCGCTTTTTGGCGGCAGCCTGCGGCAGGTCATGCACGATAACAATATCTATATGCCCGGCGATGTGTACGTAGCCACGGAGGCCCCCAAGGGCGAGCTTGGCTTCTACTTTGTGAGCGACGGCAGCAGCAGGCCTTACCGCATGCATGTGCGCGGCCCGTCGTTTATCCATATCGGCGCGCTGGCAAGCATTGCCCCGGGCGGGCTTATTGCCGACCTTATCGCCAATATCGGCAGCATGGACGTGGTGCTGGGAGAATCTGACCGGTAA